A region from the Lentimonas sp. CC4 genome encodes:
- a CDS encoding tetratricopeptide repeat protein produces MIHLKTRFLTLGACILAAVAIATTAQAQRIEDQPLPAHFKAGLEAYEANNLPLAYTEFLAAANEGHLDSQFNVALMYENGIGVEKDPKEAVVWYLKAALQGSSLAQFNLAVLYENGRGTEVDFAEANEWYRRAAVQGDPLAIGNLGMLYIRGDGVPVNKTAGIALLLQSATLDSSPQNNAKQNISGTRGLTPQMIQEAQALSDQMTNAKNLLVPLDQYLTLAAIPKIPGH; encoded by the coding sequence ATGATACACCTCAAAACACGATTCCTCACTCTCGGCGCATGCATTCTTGCCGCCGTAGCGATCGCAACAACAGCTCAGGCTCAGCGCATTGAAGATCAACCACTACCAGCTCACTTCAAGGCCGGACTCGAAGCCTATGAGGCCAACAACTTACCCCTAGCCTACACTGAGTTTCTGGCAGCTGCCAACGAAGGCCATCTCGACTCTCAATTTAATGTCGCCCTAATGTATGAAAATGGCATTGGCGTAGAAAAAGACCCAAAGGAAGCAGTTGTCTGGTATCTTAAAGCTGCATTACAGGGCAGTTCGCTCGCACAATTCAACCTAGCGGTTCTCTACGAAAATGGCCGTGGCACAGAAGTCGATTTCGCAGAAGCAAACGAATGGTATCGCAGAGCGGCCGTTCAAGGTGACCCGCTCGCCATTGGTAATCTAGGCATGTTGTATATTCGAGGCGACGGCGTGCCAGTGAATAAGACCGCAGGCATTGCACTGCTCCTGCAATCGGCCACGCTCGACTCGTCTCCGCAAAACAATGCCAAACAAAACATTTCAGGCACGCGCGGCCTTACGCCGCAAATGATCCAAGAGGCTCAAGCACTCTCCGATCAGATGACCAACGCGAAAAACCTACTCGTGCCGCTCGACCAATATTTAACACTGGCTGCGATCCCCAAGATCCCAGGCCATTAA
- a CDS encoding S1C family serine protease: MILRCLFLLLIFSPYALRAAAPEQAVVQIINFAQQPNWIEPWRSTRVAQYTGSGFVIDGDRIMTNAHVVSWSKQILVRRHQDPKLYEAVIEHIGHDCDLAVLKVLDPAFYQGIVPLEIGTLPKVRSAVTTYGYPAGGQQISYTQGVISRIEVQRYAHIYNRSLLTVQTDAAINPGNSGGPALQGDLVVGVSFQGNPSLENAGFFIPPTIIRHFLKDIEDGCYEGFPDAGISTANLRNPAFRKALQLPDNNIGARVDMILQPFPETHELLRENDVILEVEGYEVGSDSMIQYEGNRLHVSILFDAVQHGEPLNMVIWRDGQPLNIDLPVYKNNADRISGSQYDTPPPYLIVGGIVFTELSNNYCNAYGKNWLSNFSNDTLYQLLYRAFQDEAGARATPIVLSKVLKHPSNVDFGAYPKSILTKLNGQEIHSMQDLQAALDASNDDFHRFEFLSGRVEALRRDDAEQANAELLQTYQIPQAYRIEAHND, translated from the coding sequence ATGATTTTACGCTGCCTCTTTCTATTGCTGATCTTTAGCCCTTACGCGCTACGTGCTGCCGCTCCCGAACAAGCCGTGGTGCAGATTATCAACTTCGCACAGCAACCGAATTGGATCGAACCCTGGCGCTCCACACGTGTCGCCCAATACACCGGCAGCGGATTCGTGATCGACGGTGATCGCATCATGACCAACGCACACGTAGTCAGCTGGTCCAAACAAATCTTAGTGCGCCGCCACCAAGACCCGAAGCTCTACGAAGCCGTGATCGAACACATCGGACATGATTGTGACCTCGCCGTGCTCAAAGTGCTCGACCCTGCATTCTACCAAGGCATCGTGCCACTAGAGATTGGCACACTGCCGAAAGTGCGCTCTGCCGTTACGACTTACGGCTACCCTGCTGGCGGACAACAAATCTCTTATACACAAGGGGTCATCTCACGAATCGAAGTGCAACGCTACGCACACATTTACAACCGCTCACTACTCACCGTGCAGACGGATGCCGCAATCAACCCTGGTAATAGCGGCGGCCCAGCACTTCAAGGTGACTTAGTCGTCGGCGTCTCGTTTCAAGGCAACCCGAGCCTCGAAAACGCAGGTTTCTTCATTCCGCCCACCATCATCCGCCACTTTCTAAAAGACATTGAAGATGGCTGCTACGAAGGCTTTCCCGACGCGGGCATCAGCACCGCCAATTTGCGTAACCCAGCCTTCCGCAAAGCGCTCCAACTCCCCGACAACAACATCGGTGCACGGGTCGACATGATTTTACAGCCTTTCCCAGAAACACATGAACTACTACGGGAGAATGACGTCATCCTCGAAGTCGAAGGCTACGAAGTCGGCAGTGACAGCATGATTCAATATGAAGGCAACCGCCTGCACGTTTCGATTCTCTTCGACGCCGTGCAACACGGCGAGCCCCTCAACATGGTGATCTGGCGCGACGGTCAACCACTCAACATCGACTTACCCGTTTACAAAAACAATGCCGACCGCATCTCCGGCAGTCAATACGACACCCCGCCCCCCTACCTGATCGTCGGTGGCATCGTCTTTACCGAGCTCAGCAACAACTACTGCAATGCATACGGCAAAAATTGGTTGAGCAACTTCAGCAACGATACCCTCTACCAACTCCTCTATCGTGCCTTCCAAGATGAAGCAGGCGCCCGCGCCACACCGATCGTGCTCTCGAAAGTGCTCAAACATCCGAGTAACGTCGACTTCGGAGCTTATCCGAAGTCCATTCTCACGAAGCTAAACGGCCAAGAAATACATTCCATGCAGGATTTGCAGGCTGCACTGGATGCCAGCAACGACGATTTCCATCGCTTTGAGTTCTTATCTGGACGCGTGGAAGCACTTCGCCGCGACGATGCCGAACAAGCGAACGCCGAACTCCTCCAGACCTACCAGATCCCACAAGCCTATAGAATCGAGGCACACAATGATTAA
- a CDS encoding MATE family efflux transporter: MSHLLTGDVKKRLFWLTLPTIAGTFAIMVFNLTDTWFVSRLGTEELAAMGFTFPVIMIVGSLAIGFSTGAGSITSRALGAGQRALARRTISDGLVLTIFGTILVSILGLLTVTPLFSMLGAEGHVLELVSGYMNIWFFGAVFAILPPVSDGCLRAAGDMVRPVFVMICCAILNVVLDPILIFGWGPIPAFGINGAAIATVIARAVGACASLLILHYKYRLIDWQWPQLKPLLHSWKTIILLGIPAALTQALTPVAQGYYIRLAASVGGVQAVAAMATGTRIESIVFMISMSYSMAIIPFVGHNYGANAHDRVQETRRISNRLAFIYAGITFLLLIPSARWISSWFSSDPVVIQMSVTYLLFAALGHSGLHLCTWSSQLLNVMGKPKPVLLINLSRVFLFIMPLTLLGIYLFGFTGLVGGLALANLLGGALAFFITRKLLRDSNHTPSSA; the protein is encoded by the coding sequence ATGAGCCACCTACTCACAGGAGATGTTAAAAAACGTCTATTCTGGCTAACCTTACCGACCATCGCTGGAACGTTCGCCATCATGGTGTTCAACTTGACCGACACATGGTTCGTCTCACGCCTGGGCACGGAAGAACTCGCTGCGATGGGTTTCACCTTCCCAGTCATCATGATCGTCGGCTCATTGGCGATCGGCTTTTCAACAGGAGCAGGATCGATCACTTCAAGAGCACTGGGTGCCGGCCAGAGGGCTTTAGCTAGACGCACGATTTCGGACGGGCTGGTTTTAACGATATTTGGAACGATATTGGTCAGTATTCTTGGCCTCCTCACAGTCACCCCTCTCTTTTCGATGCTCGGAGCCGAAGGCCATGTTCTGGAGTTAGTGAGCGGATACATGAACATTTGGTTTTTCGGCGCCGTTTTCGCAATATTGCCGCCGGTCAGCGATGGCTGTCTACGCGCTGCCGGAGACATGGTTCGTCCGGTGTTTGTCATGATTTGCTGTGCGATACTGAATGTTGTGCTCGACCCGATACTGATCTTTGGCTGGGGACCGATTCCAGCCTTTGGCATCAATGGCGCAGCAATTGCGACGGTCATCGCACGCGCAGTGGGCGCCTGCGCGTCATTGCTGATTCTCCATTACAAATACCGCCTGATCGACTGGCAGTGGCCGCAGCTTAAGCCGCTGCTTCACTCCTGGAAAACCATTATCCTCCTCGGCATCCCCGCAGCACTCACGCAAGCACTCACGCCTGTGGCGCAGGGCTATTACATACGACTAGCAGCTTCGGTCGGCGGCGTCCAAGCCGTGGCAGCGATGGCTACCGGCACGCGGATCGAATCGATTGTGTTTATGATTTCGATGTCTTACTCCATGGCAATTATCCCCTTCGTAGGGCACAACTATGGTGCCAACGCCCACGATCGGGTTCAAGAAACGCGACGCATCAGCAACCGGCTGGCGTTTATCTATGCAGGGATTACCTTTTTGCTGTTAATCCCAAGTGCGAGATGGATTTCAAGTTGGTTCAGCAGCGATCCCGTGGTGATTCAAATGAGTGTCACCTATCTGCTCTTTGCCGCGCTGGGACACAGCGGCCTGCACCTGTGCACATGGTCGAGTCAATTGCTCAATGTCATGGGCAAACCGAAACCGGTGCTGCTGATCAACTTAAGCCGCGTCTTCTTATTCATCATGCCGCTGACTTTATTAGGCATTTACCTGTTCGGCTTCACTGGTCTGGTGGGGGGTCTGGCACTCGCCAACTTACTCGGAGGTGCACTCGCGTTCTTCATCACTCGAAAGTTGCTCAGAGATTCAAATCATACACCTTCTAGCGCCTGA
- a CDS encoding arylsulfotransferase family protein, giving the protein MLKGEVAKFTYYATSAVLALSLAFVLGVYSGGTVFMAPIKDKLDASMEVIRTELPMHLQNRPVHFLQPAKFKGDGVTVNAASNSVDELIFMAGFFDNENQLRLIRRDGSIVAKWPASYTEIFPSPSHAGLRPKTDWNTDIHGSLVLPDKSVIFNFEYAGLVKLDKLGQVVWKVARSTHHSVELAQDGGFWVPARRYYGKDAPILFPPFEAPYYEDTILKVSSDGEVIQEVSVPKLFYDNNLEALLTSTTSGVYRKNKGHGEIVHLNKVEELTADVAANFPMFQSGDLALSFRDLNLIMVVSPETGRVKWWKIGPWIRQHDPEFREDGKIVIFNNNAYQSAFTQTAEVHKVTPIEHHRQSNILAVDPASGETEIIYEGDEAHPFLSVIRGKVEVTDRGGLLITHFEGGRVIELDQNNQIVWEYINRYNDDEVAEVTEAMIYPTSYFEQ; this is encoded by the coding sequence ATGCTTAAGGGGGAGGTTGCTAAATTTACATACTACGCCACCAGTGCTGTGCTGGCGTTGAGCTTGGCATTTGTGCTGGGAGTTTATTCGGGGGGGACAGTGTTTATGGCACCCATCAAAGATAAGCTTGATGCCTCCATGGAAGTCATTCGGACGGAGTTACCCATGCACCTTCAGAATCGCCCGGTGCACTTCTTACAGCCTGCAAAATTCAAGGGTGATGGCGTCACTGTAAATGCAGCATCAAATAGCGTAGATGAATTAATATTCATGGCAGGTTTTTTTGATAATGAAAATCAGCTCAGGCTCATTCGTCGAGATGGTAGCATTGTGGCAAAGTGGCCAGCGTCTTACACTGAAATATTCCCTTCTCCAAGCCATGCAGGATTGCGCCCGAAAACTGACTGGAATACTGATATTCACGGTTCTCTAGTGCTGCCGGATAAATCAGTGATTTTCAATTTTGAGTATGCGGGACTAGTTAAATTGGATAAACTAGGGCAGGTCGTCTGGAAAGTCGCCCGTTCCACCCATCACTCGGTAGAGTTGGCCCAAGATGGCGGCTTCTGGGTTCCAGCTCGTCGTTATTATGGCAAAGATGCGCCTATATTATTCCCTCCATTTGAGGCTCCGTATTACGAGGATACAATTTTGAAGGTGTCCTCTGATGGGGAGGTGATTCAGGAGGTTTCAGTCCCAAAGTTGTTTTATGATAACAATCTCGAGGCTCTACTGACCTCTACTACCAGTGGCGTTTACAGAAAGAATAAGGGGCATGGGGAAATTGTGCATCTCAATAAAGTTGAAGAGTTAACCGCAGATGTCGCGGCGAATTTTCCGATGTTTCAATCCGGAGATCTAGCGCTTTCGTTTCGAGATTTGAATCTAATTATGGTCGTTTCTCCGGAGACTGGGAGAGTCAAGTGGTGGAAAATCGGGCCATGGATTCGTCAGCATGATCCTGAATTTAGAGAAGACGGTAAGATCGTCATCTTTAATAATAATGCCTATCAAAGTGCTTTTACCCAGACTGCGGAGGTGCATAAAGTAACCCCCATTGAGCATCATCGGCAGTCTAATATCCTAGCAGTAGACCCTGCCTCTGGAGAGACTGAGATCATTTACGAAGGAGATGAGGCGCATCCTTTTCTCTCCGTGATACGCGGGAAAGTCGAAGTTACAGACAGAGGAGGGTTACTGATTACTCATTTTGAAGGTGGACGGGTCATCGAATTAGATCAAAATAATCAAATCGTATGGGAATACATTAATCGTTACAATGACGACGAAGTGGCTGAAGTGACTGAGGCCATGATTTATCCGACCAGCTACTTTGAACAGTGA
- a CDS encoding sulfotransferase, with protein sequence MKVTGQNARRLFLSPSICDEKKEKVMRVYALRMFTSTLLLFFYLVVLVGILAVLHLAGRLVGLDLFVFLSTPVGLIYVTMVSSIYTVMKLKARRSDYGLLSRILHTIALGNRSVPEASFDFEQGQLKIETEAEPLASHVFICGLARAGTTLLMRRFYATSSYRSLTYADMPFVLMPNIWAKFSAINNAKAVKQRRAHGDDLLVDINSPEALEEVFWKTFCGDQYIGANSLIPMDADDETIGKFRAYVTAITYNEREATDDLLPYLSKNNNNILRLNSITRAFPHAHILIPYREPLQHAYSLLRQHRNFLKQQKEDPFVRKYMTWLAHHEFGSDHRPFMFSDNTEYSSNTDSLTYWLEVWVNTYSWLLEHAPSAVTYVSYEKLCAKPESTWQDLCAIAGIAPHVMGADVIQLTWRDVPEAYDAALMTRANKLYEVLSVHARSL encoded by the coding sequence ATGAAAGTTACAGGGCAGAATGCCCGGAGGCTCTTTTTATCGCCAAGTATTTGTGACGAAAAGAAGGAGAAGGTCATGCGCGTGTATGCACTGCGCATGTTTACGAGCACGCTTCTACTCTTCTTCTACCTTGTTGTTCTGGTCGGGATACTGGCCGTGCTACATCTAGCTGGGAGACTGGTCGGATTGGACTTGTTCGTTTTTCTGAGCACTCCCGTAGGGTTGATTTATGTGACAATGGTTTCCTCTATTTATACGGTGATGAAACTGAAGGCTAGGAGATCGGACTATGGCCTGCTCTCTCGTATTCTTCACACCATTGCGCTGGGTAACCGGTCAGTGCCCGAAGCCTCATTCGATTTTGAGCAGGGGCAGTTGAAAATCGAGACTGAGGCGGAGCCCTTAGCGTCGCATGTCTTTATTTGTGGGCTGGCTCGGGCGGGGACTACGTTGCTGATGCGTAGGTTTTATGCGACCTCTTCCTATCGATCACTGACTTATGCAGATATGCCATTCGTGCTCATGCCTAATATTTGGGCGAAGTTTTCTGCGATTAATAATGCCAAAGCCGTCAAGCAAAGACGCGCACATGGAGATGATCTGCTCGTCGATATCAATAGCCCAGAAGCCTTGGAAGAGGTCTTTTGGAAAACTTTTTGCGGAGATCAGTATATTGGGGCGAACAGCTTGATACCTATGGATGCTGACGACGAAACTATTGGAAAATTTCGTGCTTACGTTACAGCAATCACATACAATGAGCGGGAGGCTACCGATGACCTATTGCCTTACCTCTCCAAAAATAATAATAACATTTTACGGCTAAATAGTATCACCCGCGCCTTTCCTCATGCGCACATCTTGATTCCATACCGCGAGCCCTTACAGCATGCCTATTCGCTTCTTAGGCAGCACCGTAACTTCCTCAAGCAGCAGAAGGAAGATCCCTTTGTTCGCAAGTATATGACTTGGTTGGCACACCATGAATTCGGGAGTGACCATCGGCCTTTTATGTTTTCTGATAATACGGAGTATAGCTCTAATACTGATAGTCTTACGTATTGGTTAGAGGTATGGGTGAATACCTATTCATGGCTTCTTGAACATGCGCCCAGCGCGGTAACTTATGTGAGTTATGAAAAACTCTGCGCCAAACCAGAATCTACATGGCAGGATTTATGTGCCATTGCAGGTATCGCTCCCCATGTGATGGGTGCCGATGTCATTCAGCTGACTTGGCGGGATGTTCCAGAGGCATATGATGCTGCGCTAATGACCCGCGCGAATAAGCTCTACGAGGTTCTTAGCGTTCATGCACGCAGCCTATAG
- a CDS encoding NAD(P)H-dependent oxidoreductase codes for MKKILILAASNSTSSINRALAISAGSLIEHSERTVLDLNDYEMPIYSPEREASTGVPAAAQRFVEQVEASDAIILSLAEHNGSYSAAFKNVLDWSTRHKKKLWSEKPMLLLSTSPGARGGATVMAAAQQTFPHLGAQIKASFSLPSFNDNFSESSGVTDPVLQSHFKAVVAQLTAAL; via the coding sequence ATGAAAAAAATCCTCATCTTAGCTGCTAGTAATAGCACCTCTTCAATCAACCGAGCCCTTGCGATTTCGGCGGGCAGCTTGATCGAACACAGCGAACGCACGGTGCTAGATCTAAATGATTATGAGATGCCGATCTACTCTCCCGAGCGTGAAGCGAGCACTGGGGTGCCTGCTGCGGCGCAGCGCTTTGTTGAGCAAGTCGAAGCGTCCGATGCGATCATTCTGTCGCTTGCCGAGCACAACGGGAGTTATAGCGCCGCTTTTAAAAACGTGCTCGATTGGAGCACTCGGCATAAGAAAAAGCTTTGGTCAGAGAAGCCGATGCTCTTGTTGAGCACCTCTCCAGGCGCACGCGGCGGTGCGACGGTGATGGCTGCGGCTCAGCAAACATTTCCCCATCTCGGAGCTCAGATTAAGGCCAGCTTCTCGTTACCTTCCTTTAACGATAACTTCTCCGAGTCCAGTGGTGTCACGGATCCTGTTTTACAGAGCCACTTCAAGGCAGTCGTCGCTCAATTGACTGCGGCGCTCTAG
- a CDS encoding DUF4339 domain-containing protein, producing the protein MTNIADWYYQSGNEPVGPLDFSDLTDLIIKRQLGRTSMVWKSGMDDWLPVESIDALAAFLPKYDTKLSMSSTEAFSAPPAESPAPQSLSVQEMLQHAHGVQPGKDSRSFVSSEPEMPQNAVAGFYHSRSFAAKWAIWFTIITAIGALLTSFIDRNTLPQNITAHPSAIWWIMFSGLNGIATIGYSLHCQFKNGPLWGFACFIPGVALVYVIKFWHDCWRSIAIYWFFCLNCAAGMIAMAPKEFMAIFSQI; encoded by the coding sequence ATGACAAATATAGCAGATTGGTATTACCAGTCAGGGAATGAGCCTGTCGGTCCTTTAGATTTCTCAGATCTCACTGACCTGATCATCAAACGTCAATTGGGGCGAACATCCATGGTGTGGAAAAGCGGCATGGATGACTGGTTGCCCGTTGAATCGATTGATGCACTCGCGGCATTCCTCCCTAAATACGATACGAAGCTAAGTATGAGTTCCACCGAGGCATTCTCAGCTCCACCCGCCGAGTCACCAGCACCGCAGTCCCTATCAGTTCAGGAAATGCTACAGCATGCTCATGGCGTGCAGCCCGGTAAAGATTCACGCTCATTCGTGAGCAGTGAACCAGAGATGCCCCAAAATGCTGTTGCAGGATTCTATCACAGCCGGTCATTCGCAGCGAAATGGGCAATCTGGTTTACCATTATCACAGCAATCGGCGCGCTGCTTACTAGTTTTATCGACAGAAATACGTTACCGCAGAATATTACCGCTCACCCGAGTGCAATCTGGTGGATTATGTTTAGTGGACTAAATGGCATCGCCACCATTGGCTACTCATTGCATTGTCAGTTTAAGAATGGACCACTTTGGGGCTTCGCGTGTTTCATACCAGGCGTAGCGTTGGTATACGTCATCAAATTTTGGCATGATTGCTGGCGTTCGATTGCGATCTATTGGTTTTTCTGCCTTAATTGTGCCGCAGGCATGATCGCGATGGCACCTAAGGAATTCATGGCGATATTTAGTCAGATCTAA
- a CDS encoding DMT family transporter: MASALPVKTRLPLRFYLQVILCALLWGSAFPVIKNSYSQLHIESYGEQLVFAGSRFALAGLLLLPFCRGSIIQKIRKSPRLPLIAIILGQTYFQYIFFYYGLSISSGTLAALLVGSGSFWWMVIAPLVLKTPAPTRLHWVLFAGCCIGIAFAAYTPGSDFINVGLGATAFLCATLSGAIAATFMKRVAPISGARTTTAFSLAIGGILLLLTAAPYWHSYFSHFNITTLLVTAYLAFLSAAAFAIWNQLIEHYSVNVLSSFRFIIPLFGVIESVLFIPGETLRLGIVIGAVIIFGCLIAVARIEQAPPEGRCIRP; encoded by the coding sequence ATGGCCAGCGCTTTACCAGTCAAAACAAGACTCCCTCTGAGGTTCTACCTGCAGGTGATCCTCTGTGCGTTGCTATGGGGAAGCGCGTTTCCGGTGATTAAAAACAGCTATTCACAGCTCCACATCGAGAGCTACGGCGAGCAACTCGTCTTTGCTGGCAGTCGCTTCGCCCTAGCGGGGCTACTACTGCTGCCATTTTGCAGGGGTTCAATTATTCAAAAGATCCGAAAATCCCCACGCCTGCCACTGATCGCGATCATCTTAGGGCAGACCTATTTCCAATACATTTTCTTCTATTACGGCCTCAGCATCTCATCTGGCACCCTCGCCGCCTTACTCGTGGGATCCGGCAGTTTCTGGTGGATGGTCATTGCGCCACTCGTCCTAAAAACGCCCGCTCCGACACGCTTACATTGGGTGCTGTTCGCGGGCTGTTGTATCGGCATTGCATTTGCGGCATATACCCCGGGCAGTGATTTCATCAATGTGGGTCTCGGCGCAACCGCCTTTCTATGCGCAACACTCTCGGGCGCAATCGCAGCGACCTTCATGAAACGCGTGGCCCCCATATCAGGAGCGCGCACCACAACCGCCTTTTCACTGGCTATAGGCGGAATACTCCTACTACTCACAGCAGCGCCTTATTGGCATAGCTACTTCAGTCATTTTAATATCACTACATTACTTGTGACGGCCTATTTGGCCTTTCTATCGGCAGCGGCATTTGCCATCTGGAACCAACTGATCGAGCACTATAGCGTCAACGTCCTCTCAAGCTTTCGTTTCATCATTCCGCTCTTTGGCGTCATCGAATCGGTCCTCTTCATCCCTGGAGAAACCCTCCGCCTCGGCATTGTGATCGGCGCAGTCATCATCTTCGGTTGCCTAATAGCAGTGGCACGCATCGAACAAGCACCCCCTGAAGGGCGCTGCATCCGGCCATAG
- a CDS encoding 7-cyano-7-deazaguanine/7-aminomethyl-7-deazaguanine transporter: protein MQSNHPSAHSLLRLIALHVFFIAASNYLVQFPIQVFGLHTTWGAFSFPFIFLTTDLTVRICGAPMARKVIFIAMFPALLVSYLISVLFLDGAYQGVGQLLSWNAFVARIAMASFAAYVIGQLCDVLVFNRLRQRTQWWLAPAASSVFGNAVDTGAFFVIAFYASSDVFMAQNWPEIAVVDYAFKLLINVLLFLPIYKMILRSLQRRFER from the coding sequence ATGCAGTCTAATCATCCATCCGCCCACAGTTTACTACGGCTCATCGCCTTACACGTCTTTTTTATCGCGGCGAGCAATTACTTGGTGCAATTCCCGATTCAGGTCTTTGGACTCCATACCACTTGGGGGGCTTTCAGCTTTCCATTTATCTTTCTGACTACCGACTTAACCGTGCGTATCTGTGGTGCGCCGATGGCGCGTAAGGTGATCTTCATTGCAATGTTTCCAGCTTTGTTGGTTTCATATCTGATCTCAGTGCTATTCTTGGATGGAGCATATCAAGGAGTGGGGCAGCTGTTATCTTGGAATGCTTTTGTCGCGCGTATCGCGATGGCTAGTTTTGCTGCTTATGTGATCGGTCAGCTGTGTGATGTGCTCGTGTTTAATCGACTACGTCAACGCACGCAGTGGTGGTTGGCTCCCGCGGCATCGAGTGTCTTTGGTAATGCGGTCGATACCGGCGCCTTTTTCGTGATCGCGTTCTACGCGTCCAGCGATGTATTTATGGCGCAAAATTGGCCTGAAATTGCGGTGGTGGATTATGCCTTCAAATTGCTGATCAATGTTCTCTTGTTTCTGCCGATTTATAAGATGATATTACGAAGCTTACAGCGTCGTTTTGAGCGCTAG
- a CDS encoding VPGUxxT family thioredoxin-like (seleno)protein, type 2 has product MKVAILFITLLGLLAACSVRASIETGAVEWQRDFDAALVDAEASGKPVFLLFQEVPGCAGCQQFGKEVLSDPRLVAVIEREFVPVLVRNNVGGKEREILKRYNEPAWNFQVVRFLDAQGKDLIARKDRVWETVPLAMRMQAALEAAGRPVPEDLADIVSGKPTPEAEVVFAMYCFWTGEAKLGALEGVTTTEAGFYDGREVTRVKYAPSIISTEALVDKAKQFKCADKVYLPKSDLAGNSAVTAEAFAAKDYRVAPRSDQKKQLSGTPLQSVQLSPEQATKANAWIRRNPEKALSYLSAEQRSAIRR; this is encoded by the coding sequence ATGAAAGTCGCCATTCTCTTCATCACGCTTCTCGGTTTGTTAGCTGCTTGTTCGGTGCGTGCATCGATTGAGACGGGGGCGGTGGAGTGGCAGCGCGATTTTGATGCGGCCTTAGTCGATGCCGAAGCGTCAGGTAAACCAGTCTTTTTACTTTTTCAGGAAGTGCCCGGTTGCGCCGGATGTCAGCAATTTGGCAAAGAAGTGCTCAGCGACCCACGTCTAGTTGCAGTCATCGAGCGAGAGTTTGTGCCCGTGCTGGTGCGCAACAATGTGGGAGGGAAAGAGCGCGAGATTCTTAAGCGCTACAATGAGCCTGCATGGAATTTTCAAGTTGTCCGTTTTCTAGATGCACAAGGCAAAGATCTCATCGCGAGGAAAGATCGTGTTTGGGAGACCGTGCCCCTTGCTATGCGCATGCAAGCAGCCTTAGAAGCCGCTGGTCGACCCGTGCCCGAGGATCTCGCGGACATCGTTAGTGGCAAGCCTACGCCCGAAGCGGAAGTTGTGTTTGCCATGTATTGTTTTTGGACAGGGGAGGCTAAGCTCGGCGCATTAGAAGGTGTCACCACTACCGAAGCAGGGTTCTATGACGGCAGGGAAGTGACTCGAGTGAAATATGCTCCTAGCATCATCAGCACCGAAGCACTGGTCGATAAAGCCAAGCAATTCAAATGCGCTGACAAAGTGTATTTACCAAAGTCCGACCTCGCGGGGAATTCCGCAGTCACTGCTGAAGCGTTTGCTGCGAAGGACTATCGAGTGGCTCCCCGTTCAGACCAGAAAAAGCAACTGTCCGGCACTCCGCTGCAGTCGGTTCAGTTGTCACCTGAGCAAGCCACGAAAGCCAATGCGTGGATACGTCGCAACCCTGAGAAAGCACTCAGCTATCTAAGCGCTGAGCAACGCTCGGCGATTCGACGGTGA
- a CDS encoding DUF2314 domain-containing protein — MSEEKIKAEDEIQVMAIKKDDPSFLEGKAEAHRTIQTFLDIHAEHKENLGVYFAIKMDATDSDGTRHFLWYTFEKEENGKLFAYHYNIPEDLKDFEKIEVDFDKISDWMINDHGYLIGGWSVRLQREKIPESERAEFDESAGIRVYRENNF, encoded by the coding sequence ATGTCAGAAGAAAAAATTAAAGCCGAAGATGAGATTCAGGTAATGGCGATCAAGAAGGATGATCCCAGCTTCCTAGAAGGGAAAGCAGAGGCACATAGGACAATTCAAACATTCTTAGATATCCATGCAGAGCATAAGGAGAACCTGGGAGTCTACTTTGCGATCAAAATGGACGCGACAGATAGCGACGGCACGCGTCATTTTCTTTGGTATACTTTTGAGAAAGAAGAAAATGGTAAGCTGTTCGCCTACCACTATAATATTCCTGAAGACCTTAAGGACTTTGAAAAAATTGAAGTCGATTTCGATAAGATCTCAGATTGGATGATTAACGATCATGGATACCTGATTGGCGGTTGGAGCGTTCGACTACAGAGAGAAAAAATCCCTGAATCTGAACGAGCAGAATTTGACGAATCGGCAGGCATCAGGGTCTACCGTGAAAATAATTTCTAA